In Gemmatimonadota bacterium, the genomic stretch GCCCTGCCCGCCGTGCTCTTCCTCAGCATCGCCACGCTCTGGACGGGCGCCGTGTTCTTCGTGCATTCCCGCCGGGTGGGCTCCCAGGCGGCGCGCTGGCTGGCGCTCGCCTTCGCGCTGTGGGCGCTCCACCACCTGGACTACCCGCTCCTGCGGGCCCAGGGGGCGTGGACGCCCTGGGGCTACTACCTGGACATCGTCTTCGAGCTCAGTGTGGGCCTCGGCATCCTGCTGCTCGTCCAGGAGGATCTCACGCGCGGCCTCGAGACCCTGTCGGCCCTGTCGGGCGACCTGCAGGGCGCATCGGCGGGCGGCGACGTGCGCGGCGTGCTCGTGGAGCGACCGCTGACGCTGCCGGCCGTGCGCGGCACGGCCCTGCTGCTCGCCGAGGAGCAGACCCGCTTCCACAGCGCCGCGGGCGTGTGCGCGCGGTGGACGGACGCGTCGGGACTGGGCGCCGTCCTGGCCGCCACCCACCGGGTGCTCGAGCACGGGGCGCCGGAACGGCTGCGCGTCGGCCACGCCGACAGCGGCGACGAGTTCGTCTCCGTGCTGCCGATCGTCGCCGGGGGCCGCACCACCGGAGCGCTGGTGATCGCCAGCGCGGCGCGCGATCCCTTCACCGCGCTGGACGATCGCTTCCTCGAAGCGCTCGGTCAGCAGATGGGTGCGGCGCTGGAGAGCGCGGCGCTGCACCGACGCCTGCGCGAGCGCACGGCGGCCCTCGAGCGCCTCTCGGCGGGCACCGTCCGCCAGCATGAGGAGGAGCGCAAACGGCTCTCCCGCGAGCTGCACGACGAGACCGCGCAGGTCTTCGCCGCGCTCAGCCTGGAGCTGGGCGCCCTGCGCGAGCGGGCCCCGGCGGACATCGCCGAGGGGATCGGCACGGCGCTGGGCCTGGTGGGGAGCGCCATCACGTCCATCCGGTCCGTGGCCGAGCAGCTACGTCCCGCGCTGCTGGACGATCTGGGGCTGCTGCCGGCGCTCGGGGCGCTCATGGACGATTTCCGGCGCCGGGGCGGGTTGCGCGTCACCGCCGACCTGCCGGCCGAGCTGCCGCCGCTCAAGCCCGAGGCCGAGCTGGCACTCTTCCGTTCGTTGCAGGAGGCGCTGTCCAACGTCGCGCGCCATACGGCGCGCGCCGAGGCCCGCGTCGTCCTGACGCGCAACGGCCGGAAGGTGATCCTCGAGGTGGCCGACGCGGGCGGTGCCCGCCCCGAAGGCGGCCCGGATGGCCCCGGCGGCGCCGGACTCGCCGGCCTGAGCGAGCGCGTGGGCTCCATCGGAGGCCACCTGCACTTCTCCCCCGCGGCCGAGGGATCGGTGTTGCGGGTCACCCTTCCCGTGGAGACAGCATGAGCGGCGACGCCGACACCGGGATCCGCATCGTCATCGCGGACGACCACGCCGTGGTGCGCGAAGGCATCCGGCGCGTGCTGGGGCAGGCGCCCGACCTGCGCGTGGTGGGCGAGGCGGCCTCCGGGGCCGAGGCGATCGAGCTGGTGGGCTCGCTGGATCCCGACGTGCTCATCCTCGACGTCACCATGCCCGGAGGGACGGGGCTGGATGTGACGCGCACGCTCCGGGACGACGGCCGCACGCTCGGGATCCTCATCCTCAGCATGCACGAGCGGCCCCAGTACGTCCTGGAAGCGGTGCGGGCCGGGGCCCACGGCTACGTGCTCAAGGACACCCCGCCGCAGCAGCTCCGCGAAGCCGTGCGCGCCGTCGCGGCCGGTCGCGAGTACTTCCCCACCTCCGTGGCCGGGACGCTGGGCCAGGCCCTGGAGAGCGAGGCCGAGCAGGCCGAGATGCGGCACCGGCTGGGACAGCTCACGCCCCGGGAGATGGACGTGCTGCTCGGCATCGCCGCGGGACAGACCAACCGCGAGATCGCCGAAGCGTTCGGGATCAGCCCCCGCACCGTGGAGACGCACCGCGAGAGCCTGATGAACAAGCTGGAGGTGCGCACCGTGGCCGGCCTCACCCGCCTCGTGATCGAAGCGGGTCTCGACGGCTCGGGAGACGCTCCGCCCCGTCCGTAGATGTACGGAAGGAGGCGTCCGTACTCCACCGAATGACGGACCGGGGTGGCGCCCTCCTATTTTCCAGCCACCGGGGCGGAAAGCCCGTCCCCCGTCTTCTCCAGGACCGATTGTCGTGCGCATCCTCCGAGCGGCGTCTCGCTCCCTCCCGCTTTTCCTCCTCCTCGCCCTGTCCACCCGAACCCCGCTCGACGCCCAGCTCCGCATCCGCAGTGACAGCCTGCGCGGAGATACGCTGGTCTATCTGCTGAAGCCCATCGAAGTGACCGCGACGCGCACGGCGCGCGAGGTCTTCCTCACCCCCGCCCCCGTCAGCGTGGTCACCGCCGCGACGCTGCAGGATCGCAGCGCCGAGACCGTGACCGACCTGTTCCGGACCCTTCCCGGGCTCGACGTGACAGGCGTGGGCGTGCAGCAGCCGCGGCCGGTGATCCGCGGGCTGCGCGGCCAGCGCATCCTGCTCCTGCAGGACGGGATCCGGCTCAACAACGCCCGGCGGCAGCAGGACTTCGGAGAGGTCCCCGCGCTGAGCGACGTTGCGACCGTGGAGCGCGTCGAGGTCGTGCGCGGGGCCGCCTCCGTCCTCTACGGCACCGACGCGATCGGCGGTGTCGTCAACGTCATCACGCGCCGGCCCGACCGGGAAGGCGTGCACGGCCTTGTCGGATATCGCTTCGGCTCCGCCTCCGAGCTGCATCGCACCAGCGCCCGTCTCAGCGGCCGTGAGGACCGGGTGGATTTCTCGCTCGGCGGCTCCTGGCGCACCGCGGGCGCGTACGAGGCACCCTCGGGAGCCTTCGGGGACATCACGCTGGCGGACGACGCCTCGGTGACCGGCACGGGCGTGGACGACCTCAGCCTCGATGGCCGGCTGGCGTTCCACCCGGCCGCGGGCCATGAGCTCTACGTCCGGGCCGAGCACTACCGCGCCGACGACGCCGGCTTCGGTCTGGTCGACCCCGAGCTGTACGCACCCGGCACGCCGCGGATCGACATCACATACCCGGAGCAGCGCTTCACGAAGGTGACGGCCGGCTACTCGGCGCAGGTGGGATGGGGGCTCGCCGATCGCTTCGACCTCACGACCTACGCGCAGGACAACGAGCGCACGCTCGCCTTCGACTTCTTCCAGAGCTTCGGCTTCCCCGGCGCCGGCATCACCATCGACACGGACAACTACACCGACCTGCGCACATTCGGGGGTCGACTGGAAGCCAAGAAGCTCATGGGATCGGTGCTGCTCACCTATGGAGCGGACGGGTTCCACGACGACTCGGAGAACACGGACCGCACCGTGACCACCGTGGCGGGGTTCGGTCCGCCCCAGGTCGAGGAGAGCGACCTCTCCAACGTGCCCAACTCCAGCTATCGCTCCCTGGGCGCCTTCGCGCAGGCGGAGTGGAACCTCCCCCGCGCGGTCACGCTGATCGGCGGCGTGCGCGCCCAGACGCTCAAGGCGAGCGCGGACGCGGCACCGGCCCTGAACCTCGGGCCGGTCGAGCGCACCGATGCCGCCGTGGTGGCGTCGCTCAACGCCATCGTCCCGGTGGCGGAGCGGTGGAGCCTGGTGGGCTCGGTGGGCCGGGGCTTCCGTTCGCCCAACCTCATCGAGTGGTTCTTCGAAGGGCCCGTGCCGGAGGCGGGAGCGTATCAGGTCCGCAACCCGGATCTCACGGCCGAGACCAGCCTGAGCCTCGACGCCGGGCTGCGCTACCAGGGAGGCCGGGCGGCGTTCGAGGTGTTCGCCTTCCGCAACAAGCTCTTCGACGGCATCCGCACCGAGGTGACCGGCGACACCATCCAGGGACTGGCCGCCTTCCAGCCCACCAACATCGACGAGCTGATCTATCGCGGTGTGGAGGCCTCCGCAGAGGCCCGCGTCGCTGCCGGCTTCACCCTGGCCGGGACGTACACCCACCTCTCCTCCGAGGACGCGTTGCGGCCGGACAGCCCCACCGGGGAGACGTTCTCCAACCGCGTGACGGGCACCCTGCGCTGGGATTCACCCGACGGCCGCTTCTTTGCCGCCTACGACGTGCGGCACAACGGCGAGCAGAAGGACGTGGACCTCGGCCAGAACCCGTTGGGCGAGGTCCTGCCCGCCTTCACGGTGCAGGACGCACGGCTCGGGGCCCGGCTGCGCCTGGGCGACCGCACCGAGCAGCGGATCACGCTGGGCGTGGCCAACCTCGGCGACCGGCTGTACGCCGAGTCGTCGAACGCGAGCTTCTTCCGTCCCGAGCCCGGACGGAACTTCACGATCTCGCTCGAGTCGGTGTTCTGAGCGTCGAGCGGGGGCTCCTCTGATACGCGGGCCCTCCCTCCGGGGAGGGCCCGTCGCGCATCGAGGACCCGGGACCTGTCCTCCGCGGGGCCGTCCGCCCTACGTTGCCGAGCGTCCCTTCCACCCCGGAGCGTCCGTGGAGCCGTCCGCTGCCCAGAACCGCCGCGCCGTCCTGGTCACCGGCGCGGGGGGTGCCCTCGGTGGGCACGTGTGCGAGGCGTTCGCGCACGCAGGCTGGCGGCTGGGCCTCGCCGCCTACGACGAGCGCGAGCACGCCGAGCTGACCCGCACGCACCCTGAGGCCGTGGTGCGGACCGTCGCCCTGCACGAAGCGGAAGCGGCCCGCTCCGGTCTGACCGGCCTCGTCGACGACCTGGGGGGCGTGGACGGGCTGATCCACCTGGTGGGCGGCTTCGCGATGAGCCCGGCCACCGAGAGCGACGGCGACGAGCTGGAGCGGATGCTCACGTTGAACCTGCGCACGGCCGTGCATGCCGTACGCGCCGTCCTGCCCCACCTGCTGGCGCGGGGGGACGGCTTCGTGATCGGGATCGGCGCCGCGCCCGGGCTCGAGGGTGGACCGGGCATGGCCTCCTACGCCGCCGGCAAGGGGGCGCTCATCGCCTGGCTGCGTTCGCTGCGTCGCGAGCTGGCGCCCCGGAGCGTGCGGGTGTCCATCGTCCATCCGCTGGGCGCCTTCGACACCCCGCAGAACCGCCGCTCCATGCCCGACACGGACCCGCGGACGTTCATCGATCCCGCCGAGATCGCCGCCACCATCCTGCACGTGGCCGACCGCGGCGCGCGCGGCGCCCTGGACGAGCTGCGCGTGCTCCCTCCCGCATGAGCGCCTTCCCCCGCCTCCGCGCCGCCCCGCGTCGCGCACCGCTCCTCGCCGTCCTGCTGCTCCTCACGACCGCCTGCGCCAGCGGGAACCCGCGCGGCCGGGACGACGTGTTCCGCGAGGGCAACGCCGCGACCGTGCAGGTCGACGTGCTCAACCTGAACTTCGCGGACGCGACGTTGTGGGCCCTGCGCGGTGGCCAGCGGGTCCGGCTCGGCATCGCGCGCGGCAAGCAGGAGGCGACGTTCACCATCCCCTGGGACTTCTCCATGCCGCTCCAGGTGGAGATCGATCTGCTGGCGGGTCAGCGCTGCTTCACCGAGTCCATCGATGTGGACCCCGGCGACGTCATCTACCTCGAGCTGCACGAGAACCTCGGCGCCTACTACCGCTGCCGCTGAGCGGCGAGGT encodes the following:
- a CDS encoding histidine kinase; translated protein: MNWHVPDGALTELSAALLQLTVTTGLGLLCLGLYVRYRKPWFRWWAVAWGLYALRLVAILSFLLNEHPIWLYWHQVITGWTALTLLWAALQFSRRPEWRASYFLFALFPPLWSYIAIYRLDHFLWAALPAVLFLSIATLWTGAVFFVHSRRVGSQAARWLALAFALWALHHLDYPLLRAQGAWTPWGYYLDIVFELSVGLGILLLVQEDLTRGLETLSALSGDLQGASAGGDVRGVLVERPLTLPAVRGTALLLAEEQTRFHSAAGVCARWTDASGLGAVLAATHRVLEHGAPERLRVGHADSGDEFVSVLPIVAGGRTTGALVIASAARDPFTALDDRFLEALGQQMGAALESAALHRRLRERTAALERLSAGTVRQHEEERKRLSRELHDETAQVFAALSLELGALRERAPADIAEGIGTALGLVGSAITSIRSVAEQLRPALLDDLGLLPALGALMDDFRRRGGLRVTADLPAELPPLKPEAELALFRSLQEALSNVARHTARAEARVVLTRNGRKVILEVADAGGARPEGGPDGPGGAGLAGLSERVGSIGGHLHFSPAAEGSVLRVTLPVETA
- a CDS encoding response regulator transcription factor yields the protein MSGDADTGIRIVIADDHAVVREGIRRVLGQAPDLRVVGEAASGAEAIELVGSLDPDVLILDVTMPGGTGLDVTRTLRDDGRTLGILILSMHERPQYVLEAVRAGAHGYVLKDTPPQQLREAVRAVAAGREYFPTSVAGTLGQALESEAEQAEMRHRLGQLTPREMDVLLGIAAGQTNREIAEAFGISPRTVETHRESLMNKLEVRTVAGLTRLVIEAGLDGSGDAPPRP
- a CDS encoding TonB-dependent receptor, which encodes MRILRAASRSLPLFLLLALSTRTPLDAQLRIRSDSLRGDTLVYLLKPIEVTATRTAREVFLTPAPVSVVTAATLQDRSAETVTDLFRTLPGLDVTGVGVQQPRPVIRGLRGQRILLLQDGIRLNNARRQQDFGEVPALSDVATVERVEVVRGAASVLYGTDAIGGVVNVITRRPDREGVHGLVGYRFGSASELHRTSARLSGREDRVDFSLGGSWRTAGAYEAPSGAFGDITLADDASVTGTGVDDLSLDGRLAFHPAAGHELYVRAEHYRADDAGFGLVDPELYAPGTPRIDITYPEQRFTKVTAGYSAQVGWGLADRFDLTTYAQDNERTLAFDFFQSFGFPGAGITIDTDNYTDLRTFGGRLEAKKLMGSVLLTYGADGFHDDSENTDRTVTTVAGFGPPQVEESDLSNVPNSSYRSLGAFAQAEWNLPRAVTLIGGVRAQTLKASADAAPALNLGPVERTDAAVVASLNAIVPVAERWSLVGSVGRGFRSPNLIEWFFEGPVPEAGAYQVRNPDLTAETSLSLDAGLRYQGGRAAFEVFAFRNKLFDGIRTEVTGDTIQGLAAFQPTNIDELIYRGVEASAEARVAAGFTLAGTYTHLSSEDALRPDSPTGETFSNRVTGTLRWDSPDGRFFAAYDVRHNGEQKDVDLGQNPLGEVLPAFTVQDARLGARLRLGDRTEQRITLGVANLGDRLYAESSNASFFRPEPGRNFTISLESVF
- a CDS encoding SDR family NAD(P)-dependent oxidoreductase, whose amino-acid sequence is MEPSAAQNRRAVLVTGAGGALGGHVCEAFAHAGWRLGLAAYDEREHAELTRTHPEAVVRTVALHEAEAARSGLTGLVDDLGGVDGLIHLVGGFAMSPATESDGDELERMLTLNLRTAVHAVRAVLPHLLARGDGFVIGIGAAPGLEGGPGMASYAAGKGALIAWLRSLRRELAPRSVRVSIVHPLGAFDTPQNRRSMPDTDPRTFIDPAEIAATILHVADRGARGALDELRVLPPA